One Halostagnicola kamekurae DNA segment encodes these proteins:
- a CDS encoding A24 family peptidase produces MTLSASSAIGPDLLRLLAVPIFAWVAYRDLKTRRVSSTVWIPLSALGAALLVWEGWLAWTAGSTVWFLDFLLPAAVSLGVVVPLAYLFWWFGGFGGADAKALMTIALLFPTFPRYVVGSVGLPMSTTPVGAFSFTILTNAVLIGIAIPVALAVRNALSGRIAPVMFVGWPISWERATETHGTLLESPSVLSRRGLDLDALRMYLRWRGCSLADVRSDPETYRDPESLPDDPNRPTDGAVGAAVRTDGGESLESPPGESGQSDSSEIQPQTPAKSDRSTDDEELSFVDESSADEPEPAIDDPWGAEAFLEDIDHTAYGTSAAELRSGLETLTEEETVWISPGTPFLVPVFVGLVIALVYGDLLFGLFV; encoded by the coding sequence GTGACACTTTCGGCTTCGTCGGCGATAGGCCCCGATCTCCTCCGGTTGCTCGCCGTCCCGATTTTCGCGTGGGTCGCGTACCGCGATCTCAAAACGCGGCGCGTCTCGAGTACCGTCTGGATTCCGCTGTCCGCACTCGGAGCGGCCCTGCTCGTCTGGGAGGGGTGGCTCGCCTGGACGGCCGGTTCGACCGTCTGGTTTCTGGACTTTCTCCTGCCGGCTGCGGTGAGTCTCGGCGTCGTCGTCCCACTCGCGTACCTGTTCTGGTGGTTCGGCGGCTTCGGCGGTGCGGACGCCAAAGCGTTGATGACCATCGCGTTGCTCTTCCCGACGTTCCCGCGGTACGTCGTCGGTTCCGTGGGGCTCCCGATGTCGACGACGCCCGTCGGCGCGTTCTCCTTTACGATCCTCACGAACGCCGTGCTGATCGGCATCGCGATTCCGGTCGCACTCGCCGTCCGGAACGCCCTCTCCGGTCGCATCGCACCGGTGATGTTCGTCGGCTGGCCGATCTCCTGGGAGCGAGCGACCGAAACCCACGGCACGCTCCTCGAGTCGCCGAGCGTGCTCAGCCGCCGCGGACTCGATCTGGACGCGTTGCGCATGTACCTCCGGTGGCGGGGCTGTTCGCTCGCCGACGTTCGATCCGATCCCGAGACGTACCGCGACCCCGAGTCGCTGCCCGACGATCCGAACCGGCCGACCGACGGGGCCGTCGGCGCGGCGGTTCGAACCGATGGGGGTGAATCCCTCGAGTCGCCGCCCGGCGAGTCGGGACAGTCCGACTCGAGCGAGATCCAGCCACAGACACCCGCAAAATCGGACCGGTCGACCGACGACGAGGAACTGTCGTTCGTCGACGAATCGTCCGCCGACGAACCCGAACCGGCGATCGACGACCCGTGGGGTGCCGAGGCGTTCCTCGAGGACATAGATCACACGGCCTACGGAACCTCGGCTGCGGAGTTACGCTCTGGGCTCGAGACCCTGACAGAAGAAGAGACGGTCTGGATCTCGCCGGGAACGCCGTTTCTGGTGCCGGTGTTCGTCGGACTGGTGATCGCGCTGGTCTACGGCGACCTGCTCTTCGGTCTGTTCGTCTAG
- a CDS encoding ABC transporter permease subunit: MLEIARYEAERRLRGTVALAVGIGVLSLVFLAFFPSFGDADLEGLVEAYPPAFQEAFGIQAIGTIEGFLAIEVYQFVWLLLLGLYVAYAAASSIAGDVERDRMDLVLSLPVSRGRVVLETFAALCVPVLALNAIVPVAVYGGVLAIGESISVADLAMVHLLSIPYLLACTAIGLAISVVVTRASVASRLAIATVFVLFLIESITASTDGYEWIGSISPTHYYDPTAILVDGTYDWGGAVVLLAATTVLVFLASVLFAQGDIGS; encoded by the coding sequence ATGCTTGAGATCGCTCGCTACGAAGCCGAACGACGGCTTCGCGGGACGGTCGCGCTCGCGGTCGGAATCGGGGTGCTCTCCCTCGTGTTTCTCGCGTTTTTCCCCTCCTTCGGGGACGCCGACCTCGAGGGGCTCGTCGAGGCCTATCCGCCGGCGTTTCAGGAAGCGTTCGGGATACAGGCCATCGGGACGATCGAGGGCTTTCTCGCCATCGAAGTCTACCAGTTCGTCTGGTTGCTCCTGCTCGGGCTCTACGTCGCCTACGCCGCGGCGAGTTCGATCGCGGGCGACGTCGAGCGCGACCGGATGGATCTCGTCCTCTCGCTGCCGGTCTCGCGAGGTCGGGTGGTCCTCGAGACCTTCGCCGCGCTCTGCGTGCCGGTGCTCGCGCTCAACGCAATCGTTCCGGTCGCCGTCTACGGCGGCGTCCTCGCCATCGGCGAGTCGATCTCGGTCGCGGATCTGGCGATGGTCCATCTCCTCTCGATTCCCTACCTGCTCGCGTGTACGGCGATCGGACTCGCGATATCGGTGGTGGTGACGCGCGCGAGCGTCGCGAGCCGACTCGCCATCGCGACCGTCTTCGTACTGTTCCTGATCGAGTCGATCACCGCCAGCACCGACGGCTACGAGTGGATCGGCTCGATTAGTCCGACTCACTACTACGATCCGACCGCGATCCTCGTCGACGGCACCTACGACTGGGGCGGAGCGGTGGTCTTACTCGCCGCGACGACGGTGCTCGTGTTCCTCGCGAGCGTGCTGTTCGCTCAAGGCGATATCGGATCGTAA
- a CDS encoding ABC transporter ATP-binding protein: MGTIDVDGLTKDYGEVLGANDLAFTVEEGEIFGFLGPNGAGKTTTIRLLLGLLEPTAGTARVLGADIRDERALIEAKRRIGYLPADLGFEEKSTGRRVLEYFGSIRGDSRREELLELFTPPLDREIREYSSGNRQMLALVQAFMHDPDLVIMDEPTSGLDPLKQERLLEFLRDERDRGTTIFFSSHVLSEVRRVCDRVGILREGRLVALEDVEALLDRGGKQVRLRLAEGENEFEPIDGATDLERAGRSVTFTYTGEYNALLSHLTSYDVLDVEIDEPSLETIFMHYYGTTDEGSDAAATGDRDEPTADGPATDERGEPAADKRDDPAADERNESTTDSGSESRAEERRSTDDSGAENRPRSEETDA; encoded by the coding sequence ATGGGAACGATAGACGTCGACGGGCTGACGAAAGACTACGGAGAGGTCCTCGGGGCGAACGACCTCGCGTTCACCGTCGAGGAGGGCGAGATCTTCGGATTTTTGGGCCCGAACGGAGCCGGCAAGACCACGACGATCCGGCTCCTGCTCGGACTGCTCGAGCCGACGGCCGGAACCGCTCGCGTGCTCGGTGCTGACATTCGCGACGAGCGGGCGCTCATCGAGGCGAAACGCCGGATCGGCTACCTGCCGGCGGATCTGGGCTTCGAGGAAAAGTCGACCGGCAGGCGGGTCCTCGAGTACTTCGGGTCGATCCGGGGCGACAGCCGCCGCGAGGAACTCCTCGAACTGTTCACCCCGCCGCTCGACCGAGAGATACGGGAGTACTCGAGCGGCAACCGACAGATGCTCGCGCTCGTCCAGGCGTTCATGCACGATCCGGACCTGGTCATCATGGACGAGCCGACCTCGGGACTCGACCCGCTGAAACAGGAGCGGCTGCTCGAGTTCCTCCGGGACGAACGCGACCGCGGGACGACGATCTTCTTCTCCTCGCACGTCCTGAGCGAGGTCCGGCGCGTCTGCGATCGCGTTGGCATCCTCCGAGAGGGGCGACTCGTCGCGCTCGAGGACGTCGAGGCCCTGCTCGACCGCGGCGGGAAACAGGTCCGGCTTCGCCTCGCGGAGGGAGAGAACGAGTTCGAGCCGATCGACGGCGCGACCGACCTCGAGCGGGCGGGGCGGTCAGTTACGTTCACCTACACGGGCGAGTACAACGCGTTACTCTCGCACCTGACGAGCTACGACGTGCTCGATGTCGAGATCGACGAGCCCTCACTCGAGACCATCTTCATGCACTACTACGGGACCACGGACGAGGGGAGCGACGCGGCGGCGACCGGCGACCGCGACGAACCGACGGCAGACGGACCGGCGACCGACGAACGCGGCGAACCAGCGGCTGACAAACGCGACGATCCGGCGGCCGACGAACGCAACGAATCGACGACCGACAGCGGTAGCGAGTCGAGGGCCGAGGAACGGCGGTCGACGGACGATTCGGGGGCCGAAAATCGCCCGCGATCGGAGGAGACCGATGCTTGA
- a CDS encoding HIT family protein gives MGTIFSQIVDGDIPARIVYEDETTVAFLDANPLAPGHTLVIPKEEYERLNDVPDDVASDLYATIHELVPIVEDSVDADASTVAFNNGEAAGQEVPHVHCHIVPRFEGDGGGPIHAVAGDRPDLADKELDDIAETIESRV, from the coding sequence ATGGGAACCATCTTCAGCCAGATCGTCGACGGCGACATTCCCGCACGCATCGTCTACGAGGACGAGACGACAGTGGCCTTCCTCGACGCGAATCCGCTCGCGCCAGGACACACCCTCGTGATTCCCAAAGAGGAGTACGAGCGATTGAACGACGTTCCCGACGACGTCGCGTCCGATCTCTACGCGACGATCCACGAGCTGGTCCCGATCGTCGAGGACAGCGTCGACGCCGACGCGAGCACGGTCGCGTTCAACAACGGCGAGGCGGCCGGCCAGGAAGTACCGCACGTCCACTGTCACATCGTCCCCCGGTTCGAGGGCGACGGCGGCGGCCCGATCCACGCCGTCGCGGGCGACAGACCCGACCTCGCGGACAAGGAGTTAGACGATATCGCCGAGACGATCGAGTCTCGAGTCTGA
- a CDS encoding amphi-Trp domain-containing protein, translated as MGNDEPETEAESADDETEREGERVMSRPDGAAILREVADGVENGTIDIEGDDGFTVAVPERFELEVEYEVTDDEAEFEVELEWPMEDGEPVSPDE; from the coding sequence ATGGGAAACGACGAACCCGAGACCGAAGCGGAATCGGCGGACGACGAGACGGAACGCGAAGGTGAGCGAGTGATGAGCCGGCCGGACGGTGCGGCGATCCTCCGCGAAGTCGCCGACGGCGTGGAGAACGGGACGATCGACATCGAAGGCGACGACGGTTTCACGGTCGCGGTTCCGGAGCGATTCGAACTGGAAGTCGAGTACGAGGTCACGGACGACGAGGCCGAGTTCGAAGTCGAACTCGAGTGGCCGATGGAAGACGGCGAACCGGTATCGCCGGACGAGTAA
- a CDS encoding uracil-DNA glycosylase has product MPRESSEGVKFERRLASSVPDASSGTDPEFPGRRNVLEAECARCPALVDSRECISWGTGSHEANIVVVGEAPGFGNPDADRWRGGNWTGKAYTSRHSGRRIRSMLERIGYGEDAYYTNAVKCFPADSDDPTTNREPTDEERETCRTHLLTELETVDPDAVLATGKHATATVLEAAGRSLEGFLETVLEPIRCDGLDVWLVPILHPSYQDVWIGRLGYEPAAYLEAIRETLEDVLE; this is encoded by the coding sequence ATGCCGCGAGAGTCGAGCGAAGGCGTCAAATTCGAGCGCCGCCTCGCCTCGAGCGTGCCCGATGCGAGTTCTGGGACGGATCCCGAGTTTCCGGGGCGGCGAAACGTCCTCGAGGCCGAGTGCGCGCGCTGTCCGGCGCTGGTCGACTCCCGCGAGTGCATCTCGTGGGGAACGGGCAGTCACGAGGCGAACATCGTCGTAGTCGGGGAGGCACCCGGCTTCGGCAACCCCGACGCCGATCGCTGGCGGGGCGGCAACTGGACGGGAAAAGCCTACACCTCGAGGCACTCTGGACGGCGGATTCGGTCGATGCTCGAGCGGATCGGCTACGGCGAGGACGCCTATTACACGAACGCCGTCAAGTGCTTTCCCGCCGATTCGGACGACCCGACGACCAACCGGGAGCCGACCGACGAGGAACGGGAAACCTGCCGCACCCACCTGCTGACCGAACTCGAGACGGTCGACCCCGACGCGGTGCTCGCGACCGGCAAACACGCGACGGCGACGGTGCTGGAAGCAGCGGGGAGATCGCTCGAGGGCTTTCTCGAGACCGTCCTCGAGCCGATTCGCTGTGACGGACTCGACGTCTGGCTGGTGCCGATACTGCATCCGTCGTACCAAGACGTCTGGATCGGCCGACTCGGCTACGAACCCGCGGCGTATCTCGAGGCGATTCGGGAGACGCTCGAGGACGTGCTCGAGTGA
- the ileS gene encoding isoleucine--tRNA ligase: protein MSRFGEVDDQYDPEAVEQRVFEYWDDVDAYEQTVEHRADGESFFFVDGPPYTSGSAHMGTTWNKSLKDVYIRYLRMCGYDVTDRPGYDMHGLPIETQVEENLGFENKKDIEEFGEENFIDACKEYAEEQLEGLQEDFKSFGVWMDWDDPYKTLSPEYMEAAWWGFSKAADRGLVEKGHRSISQCPRCETAIANNEVEYEDVEDPSIYVKFDLEDRDGSIVIWTTTPWTIPANTFVAVDEEGDYVGVRAEKDGEEELLYLAEAKHEEVLKEGRYEDYEVVEELTGEDLLGWSYEHPLAEEVPDHVDVEGALEVYAGDYVDTHGDGTGLVHSAPGHGEEDFERGTELDLPVFCPVGGDGVYTDEAGTYEGQYVKDADEQIIADLEAKGAMLAAGHTHHSYGHCWRCDTGILQIVTEQWFITITDVKDELLENVEDSEWHPDWARDNRFRDFVEDAPDWNVSRQRYWGIPLPVWTPEGRDDDQDMIVVSDREELAERVDQDIDAETVDLHKDTVDDLTITEDDTTYTRVPDVFDVWLDSSVASWGTLNYPSDETEFDELWPADFILEAHDQTRGWFWSQLGMGTAAMGEVPYDEVLMHGHALDEDGRKMSKSVGNVVEPDEAIERHGSDAMRLFLLSANPQGEDMRFSWDEMATLENQLRTLWNVFRFPLPYMRLDEFDPTESDLESLEDDLELVDEWILARLQSTKAEMTEAFEEFRQDRALDALLEFVVDDVSRFYIQAVRERMWEEDDSASKEAAYATIYRVLRETVALLAPYAPFITEEIYGTLTGEDEHDTVHMCDWPAVEETWEDPELETDVALLRAIEEAGANARQQAGRKLRWPITRVVVAADDDRVVEAVSRHTDLLADRLNSREVELVEPGEQWGELAYSAEADMSELGPAFGGRAGEVMTALNEARVEEPTLESLESAVEDALEDGEEITDEMVSFVTETPDDIAGTAFGLDGDDRGVVYVDASLTEDIESEGYAREVVRRVQEMRKELDLDVEERIALDLEIEDDRVADLVADHDELIREEVRADERGSLEDGYRKEWDVEGVTMEIAIESLSVAEASD, encoded by the coding sequence ATGAGCAGGTTCGGCGAGGTCGACGACCAGTACGACCCCGAAGCGGTTGAGCAGCGGGTCTTCGAGTACTGGGACGACGTCGACGCCTACGAGCAAACGGTCGAGCATCGCGCGGACGGCGAGTCGTTTTTCTTCGTCGACGGCCCGCCGTACACCTCCGGGTCCGCCCACATGGGGACGACCTGGAACAAGTCACTGAAAGACGTCTACATCCGCTACCTTCGGATGTGCGGCTACGACGTGACGGACCGGCCGGGCTACGACATGCACGGCCTCCCGATCGAAACCCAGGTCGAGGAAAATCTCGGGTTCGAGAACAAAAAGGACATCGAGGAATTCGGCGAGGAGAACTTCATCGACGCCTGCAAGGAGTACGCAGAAGAGCAACTCGAGGGGCTCCAGGAGGACTTCAAATCCTTCGGCGTCTGGATGGACTGGGACGATCCCTACAAGACCCTCTCTCCGGAGTACATGGAGGCCGCCTGGTGGGGCTTTTCGAAGGCCGCAGACCGCGGGCTCGTCGAGAAGGGCCACCGCTCGATATCGCAGTGTCCGCGCTGTGAAACCGCCATCGCGAACAACGAAGTCGAGTACGAGGACGTCGAGGACCCCTCGATCTACGTCAAATTCGACCTCGAGGATCGAGACGGATCGATCGTCATCTGGACGACGACCCCGTGGACCATCCCCGCCAACACCTTCGTCGCCGTCGACGAAGAGGGCGACTACGTCGGCGTTCGAGCGGAGAAAGACGGTGAGGAGGAACTCCTCTATCTCGCCGAGGCCAAACACGAGGAAGTCCTCAAAGAAGGTCGCTACGAGGACTACGAGGTCGTCGAGGAGCTGACAGGCGAGGACCTGCTCGGCTGGTCTTACGAGCACCCGCTCGCCGAGGAGGTCCCCGACCACGTCGACGTCGAGGGCGCGCTCGAGGTCTACGCCGGCGACTACGTCGACACTCACGGCGACGGCACCGGGCTCGTCCACTCCGCGCCGGGCCACGGTGAGGAGGACTTCGAACGCGGGACGGAACTCGACCTGCCGGTCTTCTGTCCCGTCGGCGGCGACGGCGTCTACACCGACGAAGCGGGTACGTACGAGGGTCAATACGTCAAGGACGCAGACGAGCAGATCATCGCCGATCTCGAGGCCAAGGGCGCGATGCTCGCCGCCGGCCACACCCACCACAGCTACGGTCACTGCTGGCGCTGTGACACGGGCATCCTTCAGATCGTCACCGAGCAGTGGTTCATCACGATCACCGACGTCAAAGACGAACTCCTCGAGAACGTCGAGGACAGCGAGTGGCATCCAGACTGGGCGCGGGACAACCGCTTCCGGGACTTCGTCGAGGATGCCCCTGACTGGAACGTCTCCCGCCAGCGCTACTGGGGGATTCCGCTCCCCGTCTGGACGCCCGAGGGGCGGGACGACGACCAGGACATGATCGTCGTTAGCGACCGCGAGGAACTCGCAGAACGCGTCGATCAGGATATCGACGCCGAGACGGTCGATCTCCACAAGGATACCGTCGACGACCTGACGATCACCGAGGACGACACGACCTACACCCGCGTTCCGGACGTCTTCGACGTCTGGCTCGACTCCTCGGTCGCCTCGTGGGGCACCCTGAACTACCCGTCGGACGAGACCGAATTCGACGAGCTCTGGCCCGCTGACTTCATCCTCGAGGCTCACGACCAGACGCGGGGCTGGTTCTGGTCCCAGCTCGGAATGGGCACGGCGGCGATGGGCGAAGTGCCCTACGACGAGGTCCTCATGCACGGCCACGCGCTCGACGAGGACGGCCGCAAGATGTCCAAGTCGGTCGGCAACGTCGTCGAACCCGACGAGGCCATCGAGCGCCACGGTTCGGATGCGATGCGGCTGTTCTTGCTCTCGGCGAACCCGCAGGGAGAGGACATGCGCTTCTCGTGGGACGAGATGGCGACCCTGGAGAACCAGCTTCGAACCCTCTGGAACGTCTTCCGGTTCCCGCTACCGTACATGCGCTTGGACGAGTTCGACCCCACCGAGAGCGACCTCGAGTCGCTCGAAGACGACCTCGAACTGGTCGACGAGTGGATCCTCGCGCGCCTGCAGTCGACCAAAGCCGAGATGACCGAGGCCTTCGAGGAGTTCCGACAGGACCGCGCGCTCGATGCGCTGCTCGAGTTCGTCGTCGACGACGTCTCCCGCTTTTACATTCAGGCTGTCCGCGAGCGGATGTGGGAGGAAGACGACAGCGCCTCGAAGGAGGCCGCCTACGCGACGATCTACCGCGTCCTCCGAGAGACAGTCGCCCTGCTCGCACCCTACGCGCCGTTCATCACCGAAGAGATCTACGGCACGCTCACCGGCGAGGACGAACACGACACCGTCCACATGTGCGACTGGCCCGCGGTCGAGGAAACCTGGGAGGACCCGGAACTCGAGACCGACGTGGCACTGCTGCGCGCCATCGAGGAGGCGGGTGCGAACGCCCGCCAGCAGGCCGGTCGCAAGCTCCGCTGGCCGATCACGCGCGTCGTGGTCGCCGCGGACGACGACCGCGTCGTCGAGGCCGTCTCCCGCCACACCGACTTGCTCGCGGATCGGCTCAACTCCCGCGAGGTCGAACTCGTCGAACCGGGCGAGCAGTGGGGCGAACTCGCCTACAGCGCCGAAGCGGACATGAGCGAACTCGGTCCCGCCTTCGGCGGCCGCGCCGGCGAGGTCATGACCGCGCTCAACGAGGCCCGCGTCGAGGAGCCGACCCTCGAATCGCTCGAGTCGGCGGTCGAGGACGCACTCGAAGACGGCGAGGAGATCACCGACGAGATGGTCTCGTTCGTCACCGAGACCCCCGACGACATCGCCGGCACCGCGTTCGGCCTCGACGGCGACGACCGCGGCGTCGTCTACGTCGACGCCTCGCTCACCGAAGACATCGAGAGCGAAGGCTACGCTCGGGAGGTCGTCCGCCGGGTTCAGGAGATGCGCAAGGAACTCGATCTCGATGTCGAAGAGCGCATCGCGCTCGACCTCGAGATCGAAGACGACCGCGTCGCCGACCTCGTCGCCGACCACGACGAGTTGATCCGCGAGGAAGTCCGCGCCGACGAACGCGGGTCGCTCGAGGACGGCTACCGCAAGGAGTGGGATGTCGAAGGTGTTACGATGGAGATCGCGATCGAGTCGCTGTCGGTTGCGGAAGCCTCGGATTAG
- a CDS encoding ribose-phosphate diphosphokinase, whose protein sequence is MIVSGSASQSLAASLARVLDEPLATATYDRFPDGETLAAVPAFDGDRAVVVASTVSNDAHVELLQLQDAVREAGAEEVVTVLPYMGYGRQDDAFEPGHPISARAVARAISTGADRVLTVTPHERDVCEFFEPTATAVDAAGRLAEPLPDALEDPVFLSPDAGAIDLAETVRDAYGAGETDYFEKTRRSGTEVEITPSDVEVAGRDVVVTDDIIATGSTMSEAVAVLAERGVDRVFVTCVHPLLVHNAYTKLSSAGVEAIYGTDTVERPVSSVSVAPAIAEEL, encoded by the coding sequence ATGATCGTCAGCGGATCTGCCTCGCAGTCGCTCGCCGCCTCGCTCGCCCGCGTTCTCGACGAACCGCTCGCGACCGCCACTTACGATCGGTTTCCGGACGGGGAAACGCTCGCCGCGGTCCCGGCGTTCGACGGCGACCGGGCCGTCGTCGTCGCGTCGACGGTCTCGAACGACGCGCACGTCGAACTCCTGCAACTGCAGGACGCAGTCCGCGAAGCGGGGGCCGAGGAAGTCGTCACGGTGCTCCCCTACATGGGATACGGCCGGCAGGACGACGCGTTCGAACCGGGACACCCGATCTCCGCTCGAGCGGTCGCTCGCGCTATCTCGACGGGCGCCGATCGCGTGCTGACGGTCACTCCTCACGAGCGCGACGTCTGCGAGTTTTTCGAACCGACGGCGACCGCGGTCGACGCCGCGGGACGCCTCGCGGAACCGTTGCCCGACGCGCTCGAGGACCCCGTGTTCCTCTCGCCGGACGCCGGAGCGATAGACCTCGCCGAGACGGTCCGCGACGCCTACGGTGCGGGCGAGACGGACTACTTCGAGAAGACGCGGCGCTCGGGAACCGAGGTCGAAATCACTCCGAGCGACGTCGAGGTCGCCGGCCGGGACGTCGTCGTCACGGACGACATCATCGCGACGGGGTCGACGATGAGCGAGGCCGTCGCCGTCCTCGCCGAGCGCGGCGTCGACCGCGTGTTCGTCACCTGCGTTCACCCGCTTTTGGTCCACAACGCCTATACGAAGCTCTCGAGTGCGGGCGTCGAAGCGATCTACGGGACCGACACGGTCGAACGGCCGGTCAGTTCGGTCTCAGTCGCGCCGGCCATCGCCGAGGAACTGTGA
- a CDS encoding HVO_0234 family beta-propeller protein, translated as MSTIDEKRVYGESGGALDAYVGSSMGVVHVRLSDSAVGEFSLCHRAETRDVAACPGSIAVATDEDVLVADPTDPDSFAETEFGPAVAASYHGDALLAAGPDGRIARLDGGDGRDAEGWETLSGSLEADVQAMDGDLLGTDRGVYRVHDGGLDHAGLSDVRDVSAAGVPLAATESGLYKLGNGWMEIRSGSTEIVAADPGSESGHLEQAHAVSDGVVYEYAAHGDEAGDWVRDEEWATAGGSDDSDGGAASSDAIVGFGYGDTVYAVSTDGTVFAADDTGWRPHVLGVTGVTGIAVPTVEADGDV; from the coding sequence ATGAGCACGATCGACGAAAAACGCGTCTACGGCGAGAGCGGGGGCGCACTCGACGCCTACGTCGGGAGTTCGATGGGAGTCGTCCACGTGAGACTGTCGGACAGCGCCGTCGGCGAGTTTTCGCTCTGTCACCGAGCGGAGACGCGAGACGTTGCCGCCTGTCCCGGTTCGATCGCCGTCGCGACCGACGAGGACGTGCTGGTGGCGGATCCGACCGATCCCGACTCGTTCGCCGAGACGGAATTTGGCCCCGCTGTGGCCGCGAGCTACCACGGAGACGCGCTCCTCGCGGCCGGACCCGACGGCCGTATCGCCCGACTGGACGGTGGCGACGGGCGAGACGCCGAGGGCTGGGAGACGCTCTCTGGTTCTCTCGAGGCCGACGTACAGGCGATGGACGGCGACCTGCTCGGAACCGACCGCGGCGTCTACCGCGTCCACGACGGCGGGCTCGATCACGCGGGACTGAGCGACGTTCGCGACGTCTCCGCCGCCGGGGTTCCGCTCGCGGCGACCGAGTCGGGGCTGTACAAACTCGGCAACGGGTGGATGGAGATTAGATCCGGCTCCACGGAAATCGTCGCGGCCGATCCGGGCAGCGAGTCGGGTCACCTAGAGCAGGCGCACGCGGTCTCCGACGGGGTCGTCTACGAATACGCGGCCCACGGTGACGAGGCGGGAGACTGGGTTCGGGACGAGGAGTGGGCAACCGCCGGCGGATCGGACGACAGCGATGGGGGCGCGGCCTCGAGCGATGCGATCGTCGGGTTCGGCTACGGCGACACCGTCTACGCGGTCTCGACCGACGGGACGGTTTTCGCGGCCGACGACACCGGCTGGCGGCCTCACGTCCTCGGCGTCACCGGCGTGACGGGAATCGCGGTTCCGACGGTCGAAGCCGATGGCGACGTGTGA
- the glmM gene encoding phosphoglucosamine mutase, with translation MKVFGSSGTRGVANEELTPEFVLRVAKAAGTAWDVDRIAIARDTRHTGRMLADAAASGIVSTGTDVDRLGILPTPGAQFYAEREGVPTIVITASHNPPQYNGVKLVGSDGVELAIDDLERIEEALLAESFDVAAWDETGRSRDVDGVRRDYIDELRSAVDGEKIAAGDLTIALDPGHGAGSLVSPEFFRDLGCRVITVNGQADGHFPGRDPEPVPDNLEDLGRLVRATDADVGIAHDGDADRAIFFDETGEYVEGDATLAALAAAELEPGDTTVSAVNVSQRLVDVVNDVGASIELTPIGSTNIITRIEELEENGRRVPVAGEGNGGIFFPGFRLSRDGAFTAARFLELVADRSVSDIVEPYGGYANVRRNIEYDSTAERDAMIDAAANQAKTSDAELNTRDGYRLDHGDAWVLARPSGTEPLVRIYAEARDSSRAEELAGDMYRALAEAKNDA, from the coding sequence ATGAAAGTGTTCGGATCGAGCGGGACCCGGGGCGTCGCCAACGAGGAACTGACGCCGGAGTTCGTCCTGCGCGTCGCCAAAGCCGCGGGCACAGCCTGGGACGTCGACCGGATTGCGATCGCTCGAGACACTCGCCACACCGGCCGCATGCTCGCCGATGCGGCCGCCAGCGGCATCGTCAGCACCGGGACCGACGTCGATCGACTCGGGATTTTACCGACGCCGGGCGCGCAGTTTTACGCCGAGCGCGAGGGCGTTCCGACGATCGTCATCACGGCCTCGCACAACCCGCCCCAGTACAACGGCGTCAAACTCGTCGGTAGCGACGGCGTCGAACTGGCGATCGACGACCTAGAGCGCATCGAGGAGGCGCTGCTCGCCGAGTCGTTCGACGTCGCCGCGTGGGACGAAACCGGCCGGAGCCGCGACGTCGACGGCGTGCGACGGGACTACATCGACGAACTGCGCTCTGCCGTCGACGGCGAGAAAATTGCCGCCGGCGACCTGACTATCGCCCTCGATCCGGGCCACGGCGCGGGCTCGCTCGTCAGCCCCGAGTTCTTCCGCGATCTCGGCTGTCGCGTTATCACCGTCAACGGACAGGCCGACGGTCACTTCCCCGGCCGCGACCCCGAACCGGTCCCCGACAACCTCGAGGACCTCGGCCGACTCGTCCGCGCGACCGACGCCGACGTCGGGATCGCCCACGACGGCGACGCCGACCGGGCCATCTTCTTCGACGAAACCGGCGAGTACGTCGAGGGCGACGCGACGCTCGCAGCGCTCGCCGCGGCCGAACTCGAGCCCGGCGATACGACCGTCTCCGCGGTCAACGTCTCCCAGCGGCTGGTCGACGTGGTCAACGACGTCGGCGCGTCCATCGAACTCACGCCGATCGGCTCGACGAACATCATCACGCGGATCGAGGAACTCGAGGAAAACGGTCGGCGCGTGCCGGTCGCAGGCGAAGGAAACGGCGGCATTTTCTTCCCCGGATTCCGCCTCTCGCGGGACGGGGCCTTCACAGCCGCTCGATTCCTCGAACTCGTCGCCGATCGGTCGGTGAGCGACATCGTCGAACCCTACGGCGGCTACGCCAACGTCCGCCGCAACATCGAGTACGACTCGACGGCCGAACGCGACGCGATGATCGACGCGGCGGCGAACCAGGCCAAAACCTCCGATGCAGAGCTCAACACGCGCGACGGCTACCGTCTCGATCACGGCGACGCCTGGGTGCTCGCCCGCCCCTCCGGCACCGAACCACTCGTCCGGATCTACGCGGAGGCCCGCGACTCGAGTCGCGCCGAGGAACTCGCGGGCGATATGTACCGGGCGCTGGCCGAAGCGAAAAACGACGCCTGA